Below is a window of Candidatus Margulisiibacteriota bacterium DNA.
GGGCGGCCCGGTTATAGCCGATCCGGAATTTCCGCTGGACATAAGAGGTCGAAGCTTGGCCGCTTTCAATGACCAGCTGGGCGACCTCGCCAAAGAGGACATCCCGGCTGGCACCGGTCTCTCTCTCCCCGTCGGCATTCTCCTTGCCAAAATCGATCGGCTTGATGCCGACGATCTCTTCAATATAATCCGGCTCCGCCTGCGACTTGACGTGCTTAATGATCTTTTCCGTTTCCCGGTCGGTCACGAACGACCCCTGGGCCCGGATCGGCTTCATCGACCCGATCGGGTTATAGAGCATGTCGCCGCGCCCCAAGAGCTTTTCCGCCCCGGAGGTATCAAGAATGACCCGTGAATCGATCTGCGTAGCCACGGCAAAAGCGATCCGCGACGGGATATTCGCCTTGATCAGGCCGGTAATGACATCGACCGACGGCCGCTGGGTGGCAATGACCAAATGGATGCCGGTCGCCCGGGCCATCTGGGCGATGCGGCAGATCGAGGTCTCGACCTCTTTCGCCGCGATCATCATTAAATCCGCCAGCTCATCAACGATCACCACCAGGAAAGGGAGTTTCCCGACCGGGCCGACCTTATGGTTATAGGATTGAAGATTGCGCGCGCCGGTATCGTGGAAGAGCCTATAGCGCCGCTCCATCTCCTTGATCACCCATTCCTTGAGCGTGGCGGCGGCCCGCCGGGAATCGGTCACGACCGGAGCAACGAGGTGAGCAATGCCGTCGTAAACCGAGAGCTCGACCATTTTCGGATCGATCATCAGCATCTTGACCTCGTCGGGCCGCGCCCGCATCAGGATACTGGTAATAAGCGAGTTGACGCAGACCGATTTGCCGGAGCCGGTCGTGCCGGCAATAAGCAAGTGCGGCATCTTGCCGAGGTCGCCGTAGATCGGCTGGCCGGCCAGGTCTAGGCCGATGGCAAAAGTCAGCAGGGACTGGGCGTTCATGAACTCATTCGTCTTAACGATCTCTTTGAGCCTGACCGGGGTGACCGTGGCATTGGGAACTTCGATGCCGACGACCGACTTGCCCGGCACCGGCGCTTCGATCCTAACCCCCTGGGCCGCTAGGTTCAGCGCGATATCATCGGCCAGGTTGGCTATCCGGTTAACTTTAACCCCCGGCTCCGGTTGCACTTCATAACGGGTGACCGCCGGCCCCTGGAAGATCGCCACCACGCTCGCCCCGACGCCAAAGTTGCGCAGTGCGTCTTCCAGCAGTTTTTTACGCAGTTCGGTCGTCTCTTTTAAGCGCTCGGCCTGTTGTCGTTCCTTGGCCGTGGTATCTTCCAGCAGGTCAAGTGAAGGTAATTTATAATCGGCATAACGGTCTTCTTCGCCACCGGCACCC
It encodes the following:
- a CDS encoding DNA translocase FtsK 4TM domain-containing protein, which encodes MAPKKTRNSGNKKPQVQSVPSKFKQDIAGILLIAIAIFIFLADLSSATGLLGLFLVNKALRSVIGVGVYILPVFVALYGVIMLLRHEVKELTVRLCGLLVMFLVIISMAQFASPHYFTGQTQYNLAQGGGGVTGYAVKFALEKSVGLAGAYVLLAAFAFIATLLLFNLTVQSLLALLMGLLNMDKNSSAKELASKVIIPKLLPKPASKEVIPAPPLPVMPLGVKPEPKLIVEIAQPKYDPEPEAPANPTIVGKPKRSVAEGEQGAGGEEDRYADYKLPSLDLLEDTTAKERQQAERLKETTELRKKLLEDALRNFGVGASVVAIFQGPAVTRYEVQPEPGVKVNRIANLADDIALNLAAQGVRIEAPVPGKSVVGIEVPNATVTPVRLKEIVKTNEFMNAQSLLTFAIGLDLAGQPIYGDLGKMPHLLIAGTTGSGKSVCVNSLITSILMRARPDEVKMLMIDPKMVELSVYDGIAHLVAPVVTDSRRAAATLKEWVIKEMERRYRLFHDTGARNLQSYNHKVGPVGKLPFLVVIVDELADLMMIAAKEVETSICRIAQMARATGIHLVIATQRPSVDVITGLIKANIPSRIAFAVATQIDSRVILDTSGAEKLLGRGDMLYNPIGSMKPIRAQGSFVTDRETEKIIKHVKSQAEPDYIEEIVGIKPIDFGKENADGERETGASRDVLFGEVAQLVIESGQASTSYVQRKFRIGYNRAARIMDELEGAGIVSAPEGELKTRRILAARETLKELG